From the genome of Psychroserpens ponticola, one region includes:
- a CDS encoding thiamine-binding protein, protein MNISVELTLTPLHDNYEPAIIHFIKQLRASKLKVLENPLSTQIYGDYDEVMKVLTVEIKDAFQLIDRGLLHMKIVKSDRYDYEPHF, encoded by the coding sequence ATGAACATATCAGTAGAACTAACATTAACACCTTTGCATGACAATTATGAACCTGCAATTATTCATTTTATAAAACAACTTCGTGCTTCAAAATTAAAAGTGTTAGAAAACCCTTTGAGTACTCAGATTTATGGTGATTATGATGAAGTAATGAAGGTTTTAACTGTTGAAATTAAAGACGCATTTCAGTTAATTGATAGAGGTTTGCTTCACATGAAAATCGTAAAATCTGATCGCTACGACTATGAACCACATTTTTGA
- a CDS encoding geranylgeranylglyceryl/heptaprenylglyceryl phosphate synthase, producing the protein MKIIYNNILSSISNGEKLLAVLIDPDKTKPEGLSGFMQKLNQSIATHIFVGGSAVDDESTEILVVEIKKHTTLPVVLFPGDITQITNKADALLFLSLISGTNPSYLISKHIKAVSKLRYSKLEVIPTGYILIENGRQTSVEKVTNTKPLPIENVQQIIDTAKAGELLGKQLIYLEAGSGALHYVPLEIISLVKQELNIPLIVGGGIRTKKQLEDVYNSGADLIVIGTAFEEDDSFFDEIKK; encoded by the coding sequence ATGAAAATAATTTATAACAACATATTAAGTTCGATTTCTAATGGAGAAAAACTGTTAGCAGTTTTAATAGATCCTGATAAAACGAAACCTGAAGGCTTATCTGGGTTTATGCAAAAACTAAATCAATCTATTGCTACTCATATCTTTGTAGGAGGCAGTGCTGTTGATGATGAGTCTACTGAGATTTTAGTCGTCGAAATTAAAAAGCACACGACTTTACCTGTTGTTTTATTTCCTGGTGACATTACACAAATTACAAACAAAGCTGATGCTTTATTATTCTTATCCTTGATCTCTGGAACTAATCCAAGCTATTTAATTAGCAAGCATATTAAAGCTGTGTCTAAGTTGAGATATTCAAAATTAGAAGTCATTCCAACGGGTTATATTTTGATAGAAAATGGTAGACAAACTTCTGTAGAAAAGGTGACTAACACCAAGCCTTTACCTATAGAAAATGTCCAACAAATTATCGATACTGCAAAGGCTGGAGAACTTTTAGGAAAACAACTCATATATCTTGAAGCAGGAAGTGGAGCTTTACATTATGTGCCTTTAGAAATCATTAGTCTTGTAAAGCAAGAGTTAAATATTCCGTTAATTGTTGGAGGAGGAATTAGAACTAAAAAGCAATTGGAAGACGTTTATAATTCTGGAGCAGATTTAATAGTAATTGGAACAGCTTTTGAGGAAGATGATTCGTTTTTTGATGAAATAAAAAAATAA
- a CDS encoding 4'-phosphopantetheinyl transferase family protein, translating to MPLYKTLTSNSQTTVKIWKITESYEDLLEPLDLKPNSLERVLGMKSEMHQRGFLSVRHLLREFGYTDQDLFYDDNGKPHLKDGKHISITHSFIFSGVIISDVEVGIDIEKQRDKIAIIAKKFVDYEFNYISKNDEDYIKKLTVIWGIKESLYKLFATPGMLFKAHFIVIPFMLNDGKTVAWIDYENKKYRYNTHFLEFEGFTCAFATP from the coding sequence ATGCCGCTTTATAAAACACTCACTTCCAACTCACAAACTACTGTTAAAATATGGAAGATTACTGAATCTTATGAAGATTTATTAGAACCCTTAGATTTAAAACCGAATAGTTTAGAGCGTGTTTTAGGAATGAAAAGCGAAATGCATCAACGTGGTTTTTTAAGTGTACGTCATTTGCTGAGAGAATTTGGATATACAGATCAAGATTTGTTTTATGACGATAACGGGAAGCCGCATTTAAAAGATGGTAAGCATATTTCTATTACACATTCCTTTATATTTTCTGGTGTTATAATAAGCGATGTAGAAGTTGGGATAGATATTGAAAAACAACGTGATAAGATCGCTATCATAGCTAAGAAATTTGTAGATTATGAATTCAACTATATATCTAAAAATGATGAAGATTATATTAAAAAACTGACCGTTATTTGGGGAATTAAAGAATCGTTATACAAATTATTTGCAACACCTGGAATGTTATTTAAAGCCCATTTTATTGTCATTCCGTTTATGTTGAATGATGGAAAAACTGTTGCATGGATTGATTACGAAAACAAAAAATACAGATACAATACACATTTTTTAGAATTTGAAGGATTCACTTGTGCGTTTGCAACCCCTTAA
- the ahcY gene encoding adenosylhomocysteinase — translation MSTKTVAYVPNKVKDMSLAAWGRKEIELAEAEMPGLMSLREEYKNSQPLKDARIAGCLHMTIQTAVLIETLQALGAEVTWSSCNIFSTQDQAAAAIADAGTAVYAWKDMTEEEFDWCIEQTLFFGEDRKPLNMILDDGGDLTNMVLDKYPELASGINGLSEETTTGVHRLYERVKNGTLPMPAINVNDSVTKSKFDNKYGCKESAVDAIRRATDIMLAGKRVTVCGYGDVGKGTAASFKGAGSIVTVTEIDPICALQAAMDGFEVKKLETVIGNTDIVITTTGNKDIVQARHFEALKDKAIVCNIGHFDNEIDMAWLNKNHGHTKNTIKPQVDKYNVNGNDVIILAEGRLVNLGCATGHPSFVMSNSFTNQTLAQIELWNNKEAYGNDVYMLPKALDEKVAKLHLAKIGVELTELREDQASYIGVTVEGPYKPEHYRY, via the coding sequence ATGAGTACAAAAACTGTTGCTTACGTACCAAATAAGGTAAAAGATATGTCGCTTGCGGCTTGGGGAAGAAAAGAAATTGAATTAGCAGAAGCAGAAATGCCAGGATTAATGAGTTTACGTGAAGAATATAAAAACTCACAACCACTTAAAGACGCTCGTATTGCTGGGTGTTTGCATATGACAATTCAAACTGCTGTTTTAATTGAAACATTACAAGCTCTTGGTGCAGAAGTGACTTGGAGTTCTTGTAATATTTTCTCTACACAAGATCAAGCTGCTGCAGCAATTGCTGATGCTGGAACTGCTGTTTACGCATGGAAAGACATGACTGAAGAAGAATTTGATTGGTGTATTGAGCAAACTTTATTCTTTGGTGAAGATCGCAAACCATTAAACATGATTTTAGATGATGGTGGAGATTTAACAAATATGGTTTTAGATAAATATCCAGAATTAGCTTCTGGAATTAATGGTTTATCTGAAGAAACTACAACTGGAGTTCACAGACTTTACGAACGTGTAAAAAACGGAACTTTACCAATGCCAGCTATCAATGTCAATGATTCTGTAACAAAATCTAAGTTTGACAATAAATATGGTTGTAAAGAATCTGCGGTAGATGCAATTCGTAGAGCCACAGATATTATGTTAGCTGGAAAACGTGTAACTGTTTGTGGTTATGGCGATGTTGGTAAAGGTACTGCTGCATCTTTTAAAGGTGCTGGAAGTATTGTAACTGTAACTGAAATTGATCCGATTTGTGCATTACAAGCAGCAATGGATGGTTTTGAAGTAAAGAAATTAGAAACAGTTATTGGTAACACAGATATTGTTATTACAACGACTGGAAATAAAGATATTGTACAAGCACGTCATTTTGAAGCATTAAAAGACAAAGCGATTGTGTGTAATATTGGACACTTTGATAATGAAATTGATATGGCTTGGTTAAACAAAAATCATGGTCATACTAAAAACACAATTAAGCCACAGGTTGATAAATATAATGTAAACGGAAACGATGTTATCATTTTAGCTGAAGGTCGTTTAGTAAATTTAGGCTGTGCAACAGGTCATCCAAGTTTTGTAATGAGTAATTCATTCACCAACCAAACTTTAGCGCAAATTGAACTTTGGAATAACAAAGAAGCTTACGGAAACGATGTGTATATGTTACCAAAAGCTTTAGATGAAAAAGTCGCAAAGTTACACTTAGCAAAAATTGGTGTTGAGCTTACTGAACTTCGTGAAGACCAAGCGAGTTATATTGGTGTAACGGTTGAAGGCCCTTATAAGCCTGAACATTACAGATACTAA
- a CDS encoding DUF1569 domain-containing protein, translating to MSSKKLNLALETLETHIEHHTVANPKVSNSDVAWHIDHSLKVINKVTASLQASLPNTYKNNFSFLGKLFFTLGFFPRGKAKAPKYVKPPEVVLKKDLISQTELAKANVKTIASLDKNAYFKHPIFGNVNTTRVYRFLLLHTNHHLKIINDIMAK from the coding sequence ATGAGTTCAAAAAAGTTAAACCTTGCTCTTGAAACCTTAGAAACACATATAGAACATCACACGGTTGCTAATCCAAAAGTATCTAATAGTGATGTTGCTTGGCATATAGATCATAGTCTTAAGGTTATTAATAAGGTAACTGCATCTTTACAAGCATCACTACCAAATACCTATAAAAATAATTTCAGCTTTTTAGGAAAGCTGTTCTTTACACTTGGTTTCTTTCCTAGAGGAAAAGCAAAAGCTCCAAAATATGTCAAACCTCCTGAAGTTGTTTTAAAAAAAGACCTTATATCGCAAACCGAATTAGCTAAAGCCAATGTGAAAACAATTGCTAGTTTAGATAAAAATGCATATTTCAAGCATCCAATATTTGGCAATGTTAATACCACAAGAGTTTATCGGTTTTTACTACTTCATACCAATCACCATTTAAAAATTATAAATGATATTATGGCGAAATAA
- a CDS encoding fibronectin type III domain-containing protein has product MRKIFTLLFSVLLLTCSSDSSDNSPDPENCNIATALSTSNIGNTSAELNWTSNESNASFEIQYGISGFNLGNGQIATSNTTSLTLSNLTEATNYQFYVRVICSSNNLSNWSNAANFSTTEGVVVTDCQMPGPPIIEIQVTEASAELSWSIIGNDINLWEVEYGLAGFSLGTGTTITSTIPFYTLNSLTPQTQYEFYVKSICSSTNESQYLGPIPFTTLANCAIPTNLFLNQVTHCSVAFDFNPNGETAYEIEYGESGFALGTGMTMGTSSNINTITDLNPATTYEFYVRANCGSEGFSDYSDALVITTNTLGFTGSYLLEQLTPIGANGPYLSNGASLTITAPSENERSFFSQIFPLLCPDALSSITFNLNCNETTSVNNFDSLCTCGGTYEIGPGSNSGFFTASNDTTFELTFTADLNNSCGPPEQFSYRFTKQ; this is encoded by the coding sequence ATGAGAAAAATTTTCACCCTTTTATTTTCAGTTTTATTGCTCACATGTTCTAGCGATAGTTCAGATAACTCTCCAGATCCAGAAAACTGTAATATAGCAACTGCATTGTCAACTTCTAATATAGGCAATACTTCAGCTGAATTAAACTGGACATCAAACGAATCTAATGCTAGTTTCGAAATTCAATATGGTATTTCAGGATTTAATTTAGGCAATGGTCAAATCGCTACATCAAATACGACTTCACTTACATTGAGTAATTTAACAGAAGCAACTAATTATCAATTTTATGTTAGAGTAATTTGTAGCTCTAATAATTTAAGTAATTGGTCCAATGCCGCCAATTTTTCAACTACAGAAGGTGTAGTTGTGACTGATTGTCAAATGCCTGGACCTCCTATTATAGAGATTCAAGTCACTGAAGCTTCTGCCGAACTTTCTTGGTCAATTATTGGAAATGACATCAATTTATGGGAAGTTGAATACGGGTTAGCTGGTTTCTCACTTGGAACAGGAACGACTATTACATCAACCATTCCATTTTATACTTTAAATAGCTTAACACCTCAAACTCAATATGAATTTTATGTAAAATCAATTTGTAGTTCAACAAATGAAAGTCAATACCTTGGCCCTATTCCTTTCACAACATTAGCTAATTGTGCAATTCCAACGAATTTATTTTTAAATCAAGTAACGCATTGTAGTGTTGCTTTCGATTTTAATCCTAATGGAGAGACTGCTTATGAAATTGAATATGGAGAATCTGGATTTGCTTTAGGTACAGGTATGACAATGGGTACATCATCAAATATTAATACCATTACAGATTTGAATCCTGCTACTACTTATGAGTTTTACGTAAGAGCTAATTGTGGTTCTGAAGGATTTAGTGATTATTCTGATGCATTGGTTATAACTACTAACACTTTAGGTTTTACAGGAAGTTATTTACTGGAACAACTTACTCCTATAGGAGCTAATGGTCCATATTTATCTAATGGAGCCTCGCTTACAATTACAGCTCCTTCAGAAAACGAAAGATCATTTTTCAGTCAAATATTTCCACTGTTATGCCCAGACGCCCTTTCTTCCATTACATTCAACTTGAATTGTAATGAAACAACTTCAGTTAATAACTTCGACTCTCTGTGTACATGTGGAGGAACATATGAAATTGGACCTGGATCAAATAGTGGCTTTTTTACAGCTTCTAATGACACCACTTTTGAACTAACCTTTACTGCAGACCTTAATAATAGTTGTGGACCTCCAGAACAATTTTCATATCGTTTTACTAAACAATAA
- a CDS encoding methionine aminotransferase, whose product MQLTPKLTNVETSIFSVMSALANEHNAINLSQGFPNFKSDQKLIDGVTKAMNSGYNQYAPMAGNLELRQAISKKFNILYNSSYHPETEITVTAGATQAIFTIISAFIKPNDEVIIFKPAYDCYQPAIELNGGKAISIALEAPDYKINWNIVKEAINTKTKMILVNTPHNPTGTVMSKNDMLKLQEVTKGTDIIVLSDEVYEHIIFDGEQHQSVCRFKDLKQRSFITASFGKTFHNTGWKIGYCCAPKLLMEAFRNIHQFNVFSVHHPTQKALADYLKNSNHYTELPNFFQEKRDTFLNLITDSKFKFSPSKGTYFQVLDYSEITSKNDVEFAKQLTIENGIASIPLSVFYDNKLDHKVLRFCFAKTNDTLKQAAEILNKI is encoded by the coding sequence ATGCAACTCACACCAAAATTAACAAACGTAGAAACCTCTATTTTTTCAGTAATGAGTGCTTTAGCAAACGAGCACAATGCCATTAATTTATCACAAGGGTTTCCTAATTTTAAGAGCGATCAAAAATTAATTGATGGTGTTACAAAAGCCATGAATTCTGGTTATAATCAATATGCACCAATGGCTGGAAATTTAGAATTACGTCAAGCAATTTCCAAAAAATTCAACATCTTATACAATTCCAGCTACCATCCAGAAACTGAAATCACTGTTACTGCTGGTGCAACTCAAGCGATTTTCACGATTATTTCTGCGTTTATAAAACCTAATGATGAAGTCATCATTTTCAAGCCAGCTTATGATTGTTATCAACCAGCTATTGAACTCAATGGAGGAAAAGCCATTTCTATAGCATTAGAAGCTCCAGATTATAAGATTAATTGGAATATAGTTAAGGAAGCAATCAATACTAAAACAAAAATGATACTCGTTAATACGCCTCACAATCCTACTGGAACTGTAATGAGTAAAAACGACATGCTGAAGCTTCAAGAAGTAACTAAAGGAACAGATATTATTGTCCTTAGTGATGAAGTTTACGAACACATTATTTTTGATGGCGAACAACACCAAAGTGTTTGCAGATTTAAAGACTTAAAACAACGCAGTTTTATCACAGCGTCCTTCGGAAAAACGTTTCATAATACAGGTTGGAAAATAGGTTATTGCTGTGCTCCAAAACTATTGATGGAAGCGTTTAGAAATATCCATCAATTTAATGTGTTTTCTGTACACCATCCTACTCAAAAAGCGTTAGCAGATTATCTTAAAAATTCAAATCACTATACAGAATTACCAAACTTCTTCCAAGAAAAACGCGATACATTCTTAAATCTCATTACGGATTCTAAGTTTAAATTTTCACCTTCAAAAGGCACGTATTTTCAGGTATTAGACTATTCTGAAATCACATCTAAAAACGATGTAGAATTCGCCAAACAATTAACCATTGAAAATGGCATTGCTTCTATTCCTCTATCTGTTTTTTATGATAATAAATTAGATCATAAAGTGTTGCGTTTTTGTTTCGCTAAAACGAATGACACGTTAAAACAAGCCGCCGAAATTTTGAATAAAATTTAA
- a CDS encoding amidohydrolase has translation MQNELKIALIQSNLVWENPEQNRHNFSAKIASITHPVDIIILPEMFTSGFTMNADSVAETMNGKTISWMKNLSKEKNAAITGSLIIKEEGSYYNRLVFVCPNGEIDTYNKRHTFTLAGEDKVYKAGQHNSLIDYKGWKIKPLVCYDLRFPVWSRNVENYDLIFYVANWPKVRINAWDTLLQARAIENMSYCIGVNRVGLDANNYEYSGHSAAFDVLGKRLDTIPSDKETIEIVTLDKKHIETYRNKLGFLNDKDDFNLV, from the coding sequence ATGCAAAATGAATTAAAAATTGCCTTAATACAATCTAATTTAGTTTGGGAAAACCCAGAACAGAATCGGCATAATTTTAGTGCAAAAATAGCATCTATTACACACCCAGTAGATATTATCATTTTACCAGAAATGTTTACTTCAGGTTTTACAATGAATGCAGATTCTGTCGCAGAAACCATGAATGGAAAAACCATCTCGTGGATGAAAAACCTTTCCAAAGAAAAAAATGCTGCAATTACTGGAAGCCTTATAATAAAAGAAGAGGGCTCTTATTATAATCGTTTAGTGTTTGTGTGTCCTAATGGTGAAATAGACACGTATAACAAGCGACATACATTTACTTTAGCTGGTGAAGATAAAGTTTATAAAGCTGGACAGCATAATAGTCTCATTGATTATAAAGGCTGGAAAATTAAACCGCTTGTTTGTTATGATTTACGTTTCCCTGTTTGGTCTAGAAATGTTGAAAATTATGACCTTATATTTTATGTTGCAAATTGGCCTAAAGTAAGAATTAATGCTTGGGATACTTTATTGCAAGCTCGTGCCATTGAAAACATGAGTTATTGCATTGGTGTAAATCGTGTTGGTTTAGATGCAAATAATTATGAATATTCTGGACATTCAGCAGCTTTTGATGTGCTTGGCAAACGATTGGATACTATACCATCTGATAAAGAAACTATTGAAATAGTAACTTTAGATAAAAAACATATCGAAACCTACAGAAACAAACTTGGGTTTTTAAATGATAAAGATGATTTTAATCTAGTTTGA
- a CDS encoding Ig-like domain-containing protein, which produces MRIKWFKILVLVLSINLLYTCANRGRPSGGEKDIDAPLITKEVPENFSTNFKGNEIRIYFNEYIKVKNLQKQLIISPPMDTEPTVTPLGSASKYIKIIINDTLEDNTTYAFNFGQSIVDNNEENPYEYYRYVFSTGDVIDSLSVKGTIMDAEKLKPDTFVSVMLYELDSTYTDSTVYKQKPKYITNTLDSLTSFSIDNIKEGQYKLIAIKDENGNFTFQQKSDKIGFYEDVISVPTDSTYTIKLFKEVLEFDAKRPKQIAGQKIGFGYDGDNQDMTIELLGDVPEGFEKRITKDKTKDTLYYWYKPKIEIDSAQFVIRNNTFVDTLTHKFRDIERDSLIIRAVQSGIINFTDDFILEGTVPFVNIDEKQVTILDKDSINVPFTTSFDELMNRCHFKFEKKESDNYNIQILPNTFEDFFGHVNDTLNYALRTKTLADYTNIRVRLENAEYPVIVQLTTEKGEVKYEQFGTEPRLFDFKNLDPNDYYIRVIYDTNGNQKWDSGNFLLQQQPERVSYASGIVEGRAGWDYPEEIFKLD; this is translated from the coding sequence ATGCGAATAAAATGGTTTAAGATTTTAGTTTTAGTGTTAAGCATAAATTTGCTTTACACGTGTGCTAATAGAGGTAGACCTTCTGGTGGTGAAAAAGATATTGATGCACCATTAATTACTAAAGAGGTTCCAGAAAATTTCTCTACTAATTTTAAAGGAAATGAAATACGCATTTATTTTAATGAGTACATAAAGGTGAAAAATTTGCAAAAGCAACTTATAATTTCTCCTCCAATGGATACCGAACCAACAGTAACACCTCTAGGTAGTGCAAGTAAGTATATTAAGATTATTATTAATGATACTCTTGAAGATAATACGACTTACGCTTTCAATTTTGGACAGAGTATCGTTGATAATAATGAAGAAAATCCTTATGAATATTATAGGTATGTGTTTTCTACTGGAGATGTGATTGATTCATTATCTGTAAAAGGGACTATTATGGATGCCGAAAAATTAAAACCTGACACCTTTGTTTCAGTTATGTTATACGAATTAGATTCAACTTATACAGATTCTACTGTGTATAAACAGAAACCAAAATACATTACAAATACACTTGATAGTTTAACGTCTTTTAGTATTGATAATATTAAAGAAGGACAATATAAACTCATCGCGATTAAAGATGAAAATGGAAACTTTACGTTTCAGCAAAAAAGTGATAAAATAGGGTTTTATGAAGATGTAATTTCTGTGCCAACAGATTCGACTTATACTATAAAATTATTTAAAGAAGTTCTTGAGTTTGATGCTAAGCGACCAAAACAAATAGCTGGTCAGAAAATAGGTTTTGGGTATGATGGCGACAACCAAGATATGACAATTGAATTGTTAGGTGATGTTCCTGAAGGTTTTGAAAAACGAATCACAAAAGATAAAACTAAAGACACTTTATATTATTGGTATAAACCAAAGATTGAAATAGATTCTGCTCAATTCGTTATTAGAAATAATACGTTTGTTGATACATTAACACATAAATTTAGAGACATAGAAAGAGATTCTTTAATTATTAGAGCTGTTCAATCTGGAATTATAAATTTTACAGATGATTTTATCCTTGAAGGAACTGTGCCTTTTGTGAATATTGATGAAAAGCAAGTGACTATTTTAGATAAAGATTCTATTAATGTTCCTTTTACGACAAGTTTTGATGAACTTATGAATAGATGTCATTTTAAGTTTGAAAAGAAAGAGTCTGACAATTACAATATTCAAATATTACCCAACACTTTTGAAGATTTTTTTGGTCATGTAAATGACACGTTAAACTATGCCTTGCGAACAAAAACCTTAGCTGATTATACCAATATAAGAGTTCGATTAGAAAATGCAGAGTATCCAGTTATTGTTCAGCTTACTACTGAAAAAGGAGAGGTGAAATACGAGCAATTTGGAACAGAACCTCGTTTGTTCGATTTTAAAAATTTGGATCCAAATGATTATTATATTCGTGTTATTTATGATACTAATGGTAATCAAAAATGGGATTCCGGAAATTTCTTATTGCAACAACAGCCTGAACGTGTGAGTTATGCTTCTGGAATTGTAGAAGGCAGAGCAGGTTGGGATTATCCTGAAGAAATTTTCAAACTAGATTAA
- a CDS encoding ComF family protein, whose product MTDNELHICTACRHQLPLTNFHVDMSNAVHKMMYGRIKLEQATALLHFSKKGIVQQLMHNLKYRGHEVIGEFLGEWLGEVLKNHEAYKAIDAVVPVPLHKTKQKQRGYNQVDKFGRALAKALEADYNSETLIKASATKTQVFKDRLKRSSNIDENFTISDYETLKHKHILLVDDIITTGATIEACANALFEIEGLKLSIATMAITD is encoded by the coding sequence TTGACAGACAATGAACTTCATATTTGTACAGCTTGTAGACACCAATTGCCTTTAACAAATTTTCATGTTGATATGTCTAATGCTGTTCACAAAATGATGTATGGTCGCATTAAACTTGAACAAGCAACAGCACTTTTACATTTTTCCAAAAAAGGAATTGTACAACAACTCATGCACAATTTAAAATATCGTGGTCATGAAGTTATAGGTGAGTTTTTAGGCGAATGGTTAGGGGAAGTGCTTAAAAATCATGAGGCTTATAAAGCTATAGATGCTGTTGTACCTGTTCCGTTGCACAAAACAAAACAAAAGCAAAGAGGATATAATCAGGTTGATAAATTTGGTAGAGCTTTGGCTAAAGCTTTAGAGGCAGATTATAATTCTGAGACATTAATAAAAGCATCAGCAACAAAAACACAGGTATTTAAAGATCGACTCAAACGGAGTTCTAATATTGATGAAAATTTCACTATTTCTGATTACGAGACTTTGAAACACAAGCACATATTATTAGTTGATGATATAATCACAACTGGAGCAACAATAGAAGCGTGTGCTAATGCACTTTTTGAAATTGAAGGGTTAAAACTAAGTATAGCTACAATGGCGATAACCGATTAG
- a CDS encoding glycine--tRNA ligase translates to MANDDQFKKVISHAKEYGYVFQSSEIYDGLSAVYDYAQNGAELKKNIRDYWWKAMVQMNDNIVGIDAAIFMHPTTWKASGHVDAFSDPLIDNKDSKKRYRADVLVEDYCAKIETKIEKEVKKAEKRFGDSFNKEEFVSTNGRVLGYQEKIDTILKRLGQSLEKEDLADVKALIEELEIADPLSGSRNWTDVKQFNLMFGTKLGASAETAMDLYLRPETAQGIFVNFLNVQKTGRMKIPFGIAQTGKAFRNEIVARQFIFRMREFEQMEMQFFIKPGTQKEWFDHWKAYRMKWHLSLGMGSDNYRFHDHEKLAHYADAATDIEFKFPFGFKELEGIHSRTDFDLKQHEEFSGKKLQYFDHEDNASYTPYVLETSIGLDRMFLAVFSNSLEDETLEDGSVRTVLKLPAVLAPTKAAIFPLVKKDGLPEVAKQIVEDLKWDFNVFYDEKDAVGKRYRRQDANGTPFCITVDHDTLEDNTVTIRHRDTMEQQRVKIEDLRDIIKKEVDVKHWLQKMV, encoded by the coding sequence ATGGCAAACGACGATCAATTTAAAAAAGTAATCTCTCATGCAAAAGAGTATGGTTACGTATTTCAAAGTAGTGAAATCTACGATGGATTAAGTGCAGTTTATGATTATGCTCAAAATGGAGCAGAACTCAAAAAAAACATTCGTGATTACTGGTGGAAAGCCATGGTTCAAATGAATGATAATATTGTAGGTATTGATGCTGCAATTTTTATGCATCCAACAACCTGGAAAGCTTCAGGACACGTAGATGCGTTTAGTGATCCACTTATTGATAATAAGGATTCTAAAAAACGATATCGTGCAGATGTTTTAGTAGAAGACTATTGTGCTAAGATTGAAACCAAAATTGAAAAAGAAGTTAAAAAAGCTGAAAAACGTTTTGGAGACTCTTTTAATAAAGAAGAATTTGTAAGCACGAACGGAAGAGTTCTCGGTTATCAAGAAAAAATAGATACCATCCTTAAACGACTTGGGCAATCGCTTGAAAAAGAAGATTTAGCAGATGTAAAAGCTTTAATTGAAGAATTAGAAATTGCAGATCCTTTATCTGGTTCTAGAAACTGGACAGATGTAAAGCAGTTTAATTTAATGTTTGGCACAAAATTAGGTGCCAGTGCTGAAACTGCGATGGACTTATACCTACGTCCTGAAACTGCTCAAGGTATTTTTGTTAACTTTTTGAATGTTCAAAAAACTGGACGCATGAAAATTCCGTTTGGAATTGCCCAAACTGGTAAAGCCTTCAGAAATGAAATCGTTGCAAGGCAATTTATTTTTAGAATGCGTGAGTTTGAACAAATGGAAATGCAATTCTTTATCAAACCTGGTACTCAAAAAGAATGGTTTGATCATTGGAAAGCATACAGAATGAAATGGCACTTATCTCTAGGAATGGGAAGCGACAACTATCGTTTTCATGACCACGAAAAACTAGCTCATTATGCTGATGCTGCCACAGATATTGAATTCAAATTTCCATTTGGTTTTAAAGAATTAGAAGGGATTCACTCACGTACTGACTTCGATTTAAAACAGCATGAAGAATTCTCAGGTAAAAAATTACAATATTTCGACCATGAAGATAATGCGAGTTACACACCTTATGTTTTAGAAACATCAATTGGACTTGATCGCATGTTTTTAGCTGTATTCTCAAATTCTTTAGAAGATGAAACTCTAGAAGATGGAAGTGTAAGAACTGTTTTAAAGCTACCTGCTGTTTTAGCTCCAACTAAAGCTGCTATTTTTCCATTAGTAAAAAAAGATGGTTTACCTGAAGTTGCGAAACAAATTGTAGAAGATTTAAAATGGGATTTTAATGTGTTTTACGACGAAAAAGATGCTGTTGGAAAACGTTACAGACGTCAAGATGCTAACGGAACTCCATTTTGCATTACTGTAGATCACGATACTTTAGAAGACAACACAGTTACCATTCGTCATAGAGATACGATGGAACAACAACGTGTTAAGATTGAAGATTTAAGAGACATCATAAAAAAAGAGGTAGATGTAAAGCATTGGCTTCAGAAAATGGTCTAA